From the Nodularia sp. NIES-3585 genome, one window contains:
- a CDS encoding NHLP bacteriocin export ABC transporter permease/ATPase subunit, which produces MIIARQGRIVKSNEPLHLNDPQTIWFVKSGSLVLHSILVENAQIKGSRRFLFNVGPGEALFGATFAPSSKDKELRGILAVALEETELLELTLEELVEQVKERNLEAIALIEGWYNHLGKWLRGQRTAAHAPTNSTVAAGTHYISLLKEQTLVPPHPNTSNGKSGQMISWVVCQQGRTRWRGMEDLILDSSSPPIPLIGGTWLEAENAVEVYTTPTQELENVEQLPASFALLHAYFFHFFNLLEQQQISSEFRLFQQRQEFNRLTIESSMGELTSALKPETAEFLPKGTPLLIAAGAIGRYMGISIRPPAQSEDLDRVLNPLEAIARASQCRTRRVLLTGDWWQQEHDALLAYTKANQPVALLPDQKHGYLLFDAQTLTRTPVDAQVIANIKPFAYVFYRPLPQIVTNAIDIFRFGIKGYEKDVAGIFILGILASLLGMVTPQATAILVNDAIPDSDRSLLFQLGLALFAAAFGKATFELAQQIISLRVESAADASLQPALWDRILKLSPTFFRQYASGDLVSRLLAVSEIRSQLSGSTQRTLLTGVFALLNLGLMLFYSWKLTLVGVGLSILVVIVTVISSRLLISKQRKQEELDGEIDGLTVELINGVAKLRVAAAEERGFAAWAKKYSDRTKLQSRIKGINDSLTVFHEALSVVSSILIFWFAILFIQMAAVQRTPSGLTAGTFLAFNAAFGIFISSATEISNTITDILGIIPLWERAKPIVQTELESDPSKADPGRLTGRISLEHVTFRYLEDGPLTLDDLSIHAEPGEFIAIVGPSGSGKSTVFRLLLGFESPSSGTVYYDGQDLGGLDMPAVRRQLGVVLQNVRISSAPILESITSGALVTLDETWEAARMAGFDADIQAMPMGMHTVISEGGTNLSGGQRQRLLIARSLVLKPKILLMDEATSALDNQTQAIVTESLDKLNATRIVIAHRLSTIRNADRIYVVEAGRVVQVGNYDQLVKQEGLFARLVARQLD; this is translated from the coding sequence ATGATTATTGCTCGACAAGGACGCATCGTTAAAAGTAATGAACCATTGCACTTAAATGACCCCCAGACAATCTGGTTCGTGAAATCGGGTTCTTTAGTCTTGCATAGCATCTTAGTGGAAAACGCACAGATTAAAGGTAGTCGCCGCTTTTTGTTTAACGTCGGTCCAGGAGAAGCCTTGTTTGGAGCTACTTTCGCACCAAGCAGCAAAGACAAAGAGTTAAGAGGCATTTTAGCAGTAGCACTAGAAGAAACTGAACTGCTGGAATTGACATTAGAGGAGTTGGTAGAGCAAGTTAAAGAGCGTAATTTGGAAGCGATCGCCCTGATTGAGGGCTGGTATAATCACTTAGGAAAATGGTTGAGAGGCCAGCGCACAGCCGCCCACGCACCAACCAACAGCACCGTTGCCGCCGGAACTCACTATATATCATTGCTCAAAGAACAAACCCTCGTGCCGCCTCACCCGAACACAAGCAATGGCAAGAGCGGACAAATGATCTCGTGGGTAGTATGTCAACAAGGTAGGACTCGCTGGCGAGGAATGGAAGACCTGATCCTAGATAGTTCTTCGCCCCCCATACCTCTGATTGGCGGTACTTGGTTGGAAGCCGAAAATGCCGTTGAAGTTTATACTACTCCCACCCAAGAACTAGAAAATGTGGAACAGCTACCGGCAAGTTTTGCTCTGTTACACGCTTATTTTTTCCACTTCTTTAATCTTTTAGAGCAGCAGCAGATTTCCTCGGAATTTCGCCTTTTCCAACAAAGGCAGGAATTCAACCGCCTGACCATCGAAAGTTCCATGGGAGAGCTAACTTCGGCGTTAAAACCGGAAACAGCCGAATTTCTGCCAAAAGGAACCCCTTTACTGATTGCCGCTGGGGCTATAGGTAGATACATGGGAATTAGCATTCGACCCCCAGCACAATCGGAAGACCTGGATCGGGTTCTAAATCCTCTAGAGGCGATCGCGCGAGCTTCCCAATGCCGAACTCGCCGAGTCTTACTCACAGGTGACTGGTGGCAACAAGAACATGACGCTTTGTTAGCCTACACTAAAGCTAACCAACCAGTGGCTTTATTGCCAGATCAAAAGCATGGTTATCTTCTATTCGATGCTCAAACTTTGACTCGAACTCCAGTCGATGCCCAAGTTATAGCCAACATTAAGCCATTCGCCTACGTATTTTATCGACCATTACCACAAATAGTCACTAACGCCATAGATATTTTCCGTTTTGGCATCAAAGGCTATGAAAAAGATGTAGCCGGGATATTCATATTAGGTATTTTGGCATCGCTGTTAGGTATGGTCACCCCCCAAGCCACCGCCATCTTAGTTAACGATGCGATTCCCGACAGCGATCGCTCTTTATTATTCCAACTGGGACTAGCTTTATTTGCGGCGGCTTTCGGAAAAGCCACTTTTGAATTGGCACAGCAGATTATTAGCTTAAGAGTCGAAAGTGCAGCCGATGCTTCTCTGCAACCAGCTTTATGGGATCGGATACTCAAATTAAGTCCCACCTTTTTTCGGCAGTATGCATCTGGCGATCTCGTTAGTCGTCTCCTCGCAGTCAGTGAAATTCGCAGTCAATTGAGTGGCTCGACCCAACGCACACTCTTAACCGGAGTCTTCGCTCTGCTCAACTTAGGGCTGATGTTATTCTATAGCTGGAAGCTGACATTGGTAGGTGTTGGTCTGTCCATTTTAGTAGTAATCGTCACCGTCATTTCCAGTCGCCTGTTAATCTCCAAACAACGAAAACAAGAGGAATTAGATGGAGAAATTGATGGACTGACAGTAGAACTAATCAACGGCGTAGCCAAACTGCGTGTGGCGGCGGCTGAAGAACGAGGATTTGCAGCTTGGGCGAAAAAGTATAGCGATCGCACAAAGTTACAATCAAGAATCAAAGGCATTAATGATAGTCTGACAGTTTTTCATGAAGCGCTGTCCGTCGTCAGTTCCATACTGATATTTTGGTTTGCCATTCTATTTATTCAGATGGCGGCAGTGCAGAGAACCCCTAGCGGACTTACCGCAGGGACATTTTTGGCCTTTAATGCGGCTTTTGGTATTTTTATTAGTAGTGCCACAGAGATTAGCAACACCATCACTGATATTTTAGGAATCATTCCTCTGTGGGAAAGAGCAAAACCAATTGTACAAACAGAACTAGAATCCGATCCCAGCAAAGCTGATCCAGGGCGATTAACAGGGCGGATTTCCCTAGAACACGTAACTTTCCGGTATCTCGAAGATGGACCACTCACCCTTGATGACCTCAGCATCCATGCCGAACCAGGAGAATTTATCGCTATAGTCGGACCCAGTGGCAGTGGTAAGTCTACAGTATTTCGCTTGTTGTTGGGCTTTGAGTCTCCCTCTAGCGGAACCGTTTATTACGACGGACAAGATTTAGGCGGACTTGATATGCCAGCAGTACGACGACAATTAGGTGTAGTACTGCAAAATGTCCGCATTTCCTCAGCCCCAATTTTGGAGAGTATTACATCTGGGGCTTTAGTCACCTTAGATGAAACCTGGGAAGCAGCCCGGATGGCAGGATTTGACGCAGACATTCAAGCTATGCCTATGGGAATGCACACCGTAATCAGTGAAGGCGGAACCAATCTTTCTGGGGGACAAAGACAAAGACTGTTAATTGCGCGATCGCTAGTTTTAAAACCGAAAATTCTCCTGATGGATGAAGCCACTAGTGCGCTGGATAATCAAACCCAAGCTATTGTCACTGAAAGTTTAGATAAACTGAATGCAACTCGCATCGTCATCGCCCACCGTCTCAGCACAATTCGCAATGCTGATCGCATTTATGTTGTCGAAGCCGGTCGCGTAGTGCAGGTGGGGAATTATGATCAATTGGTCAAACAGGAGGGACTATTTGCTCGCTTGGTAGCGCGACAGTTGGATTAG
- a CDS encoding CHASE2 domain-containing serine/threonine-protein kinase, with amino-acid sequence MKYITHETRAIFIKTFKQSVIISSAISTLLILGMQRLQLLQTMELKVYDQMVQMRTDPGLDPRLLIVAVTEQDLQKWNWPLSGEVLDRLLGKLEEYEPRGIGLDVFRDLSVQPGHEKLLKRLQQSDLIIPVCKHADDKNPGVAPPQGVETARVGFSDIVEDTDGFIRRNLISVNVDESDSCRSPYSFSWQLALKYLEVGGIRPQLTPSQELQLRDVVFKPLESHFGGYENADTQGYQILLNYRSPTEIAQQVTLTEVLSGEIKPDLFKDRIVLIGSTAPSLKDVFNTPYTSGKADDFGRMAGIEIHGQIISQILSVVLNNQRLFWFLPGWGEVIWIGGWSVVGGFLAWRIRHPLGLGLAEATSLAVLFGGNFVIFTQSGWFPVVSPALGLVVASAGVLAHSTYQSKQEQEKIVARVQEQKDLIAQLQVYVSQNTGMPPTQVISTNLEDTVTTAPPSQNTDMPPTQVISTNLEDTVTTVPESQNTDMPPTYLISTNLEDTVTTTPESQNTDKPPTLSPHFLGQALGSHTLLKKRYQITESLASGGFGNTYLAQDIQRPRNPLCVVKQMRPASQNTQYLNVVRRLFNNEAYIMETLGKHQQIPQLLAFFEENQQFYLVQEFIAGHPLTQELISGVSCSRSEVINILKEVLQVLVFVHSYGVIHRDVKPSNLMRRTKDAQIVLIDFGAVKQVQPQLQHQDVENKTIAIGTTGYAPGEQMTGMPRFNSDIYALGIIAIQALTGGDPKVFRRDVNTGLIIVPTGSQTGEQIWQDWWKLADTTDELTRVLNKMVHIDFTQRYQSGIEVLNHISTNIR; translated from the coding sequence ATGAAATATATTACTCATGAAACACGGGCTATTTTTATCAAGACATTCAAACAATCAGTAATTATTTCTAGCGCTATCTCTACATTGTTAATCTTGGGAATGCAGAGACTGCAATTATTACAGACAATGGAGTTAAAGGTCTACGATCAGATGGTGCAAATGCGTACCGATCCGGGGCTAGATCCACGTTTATTAATTGTAGCTGTCACTGAACAGGATCTGCAAAAATGGAATTGGCCTTTATCTGGCGAAGTTCTAGATCGACTTTTGGGCAAACTCGAAGAATATGAACCCAGAGGTATTGGTTTAGATGTTTTTCGTGACTTATCTGTACAACCAGGACATGAAAAACTACTAAAACGCTTACAGCAAAGTGATCTAATTATTCCTGTATGTAAACACGCCGATGATAAAAATCCCGGTGTTGCACCGCCACAAGGAGTAGAAACAGCGCGAGTCGGATTTAGTGATATCGTCGAAGATACAGATGGTTTTATTCGGCGTAATCTTATATCAGTTAATGTAGATGAGTCTGATAGTTGCCGAAGTCCCTATTCCTTTAGTTGGCAGTTAGCCCTAAAATATTTAGAAGTTGGAGGTATTCGACCCCAATTAACCCCCAGCCAAGAACTGCAATTGCGTGATGTTGTATTCAAACCCCTAGAAAGTCACTTTGGGGGTTATGAAAATGCAGATACCCAAGGCTACCAAATTCTACTAAATTACCGCTCTCCTACTGAGATTGCCCAGCAAGTTACTCTTACAGAAGTACTTTCAGGTGAAATTAAACCTGATTTATTTAAAGACCGGATCGTATTAATTGGTTCTACCGCACCAAGCTTAAAAGATGTCTTTAATACGCCATATACGAGTGGAAAAGCTGATGATTTTGGCAGAATGGCAGGAATAGAAATTCATGGACAAATCATCAGTCAGATTCTCAGTGTAGTTTTGAACAACCAGCGTTTATTTTGGTTTTTACCTGGTTGGGGTGAAGTCATCTGGATAGGGGGATGGTCTGTAGTTGGCGGATTTTTAGCATGGCGCATTCGACATCCATTGGGCTTGGGACTAGCAGAAGCTACATCTTTGGCAGTTTTATTTGGTGGTAATTTTGTGATTTTTACCCAAAGCGGATGGTTTCCAGTGGTTTCTCCGGCACTAGGTCTGGTAGTTGCCAGTGCTGGTGTGCTTGCTCATAGTACTTATCAGAGCAAGCAAGAGCAAGAAAAAATCGTAGCACGGGTGCAAGAGCAAAAAGATTTAATTGCTCAGTTGCAAGTCTATGTGTCACAAAACACAGGTATGCCACCAACCCAGGTAATCAGTACCAATCTTGAAGATACTGTGACGACTGCACCGCCGTCACAAAATACAGATATGCCACCAACCCAGGTAATCAGTACTAATCTTGAAGATACTGTGACGACTGTACCAGAGTCACAAAACACAGATATGCCACCAACCTACTTGATTAGCACCAATCTTGAAGATACTGTGACGACTACACCAGAGTCACAAAACACAGATAAGCCGCCAACCCTCTCTCCTCATTTTCTAGGGCAAGCACTTGGGTCTCATACACTACTTAAGAAACGTTATCAAATTACGGAAAGTTTAGCGAGTGGAGGATTTGGCAATACTTACTTGGCTCAAGATATTCAACGACCGCGAAATCCTTTGTGTGTAGTGAAACAGATGCGCCCTGCCAGCCAAAATACACAATATCTCAATGTTGTCAGACGCTTATTTAATAATGAAGCCTATATTATGGAGACCTTGGGAAAACACCAACAAATTCCGCAATTACTAGCGTTCTTTGAAGAAAACCAGCAATTTTACTTAGTCCAGGAATTTATTGCTGGTCATCCCTTGACTCAAGAGTTAATTTCAGGAGTATCTTGCTCACGGAGTGAGGTGATAAATATACTCAAGGAAGTTTTGCAGGTACTGGTTTTTGTCCATAGCTATGGTGTCATTCATCGAGACGTTAAACCTAGTAACTTGATGAGGCGAACAAAAGATGCACAGATTGTTTTAATTGACTTTGGTGCTGTGAAACAGGTTCAACCGCAACTGCAACATCAAGATGTAGAAAATAAAACCATTGCTATTGGTACTACTGGTTATGCGCCTGGTGAACAAATGACTGGTATGCCAAGATTCAACAGTGATATTTATGCTTTGGGAATAATTGCGATACAGGCCTTAACAGGCGGAGATCCAAAAGTTTTTCGTAGAGATGTTAATACTGGTTTAATCATCGTTCCGACAGGATCTCAAACTGGTGAACAAATTTGGCAAGATTGGTGGAAACTAGCAGATACTACCGATGAGTTGACCAGAGTGCTAAATAAAATGGTACATATTGACTTCACTCAAAGATATCAGTCAGGAATCGAGGTACTAAATCATATAAGTACAAATATTCGATGA
- a CDS encoding tetratricopeptide repeat protein: MDWITLLRSLQSDFIKRLTSGFLLHCEIEGQYSELTVISGDRLKALREFCWLMAEKYKRTSPVRDVFINNLKGKLGEEVVKERLADFITEVDYETRFGGDGNIDFTLNSDSKIGVEVKSRHGTIDKVRWSVSSQEVAKNAVVVCVLIQEEVNEAQPEYHLFLAGFLPTQMIKLRTGKISFGINQLLYGGGLWCYLEQLQSSTDEQNSPKTELATNSSSNQLAKPDISSSKINQVQYSNQDLNILNIKLGDDCFAKGDYQAAITNYNQALQIKDDADIYYKRGLSYYQLGDYEAAIKNFSQAIHLSFNDSKAYNKRGLAHYQLGNYQEAIEDYTQAIRINPHIAVAYKNRAEARSQIGDNQGAIEDYTQAIKINPHYADAYKNQGIARYFIEYHQGFSQAIKINPQDAVAYKNRGDARADLEDYQGAIADYTQAIHIKSNYLDAYYNRGNARYDLGDYEAAIQDYTQTIEINSNYANAYYNRANVYSELGDKQLAINDFRKAADIYRREGKLEALKDARERVSDLEIAESLDILNF, translated from the coding sequence ATGGATTGGATTACACTACTGCGATCGCTCCAGTCTGATTTTATTAAAAGATTAACATCCGGTTTTTTACTTCATTGTGAAATAGAAGGTCAATATAGTGAATTAACTGTTATTTCTGGAGACAGGTTAAAGGCATTACGAGAATTTTGCTGGCTGATGGCTGAAAAATATAAGCGCACTTCGCCAGTACGCGACGTTTTTATTAACAACCTCAAGGGTAAACTCGGTGAAGAAGTTGTCAAAGAACGTTTAGCTGATTTTATTACAGAAGTTGATTACGAAACCAGATTCGGTGGTGATGGCAATATTGATTTTACCTTGAATTCTGACTCCAAAATTGGCGTTGAAGTCAAGTCTCGTCATGGCACTATCGATAAAGTTAGATGGTCAGTTAGTTCTCAAGAAGTTGCCAAAAATGCAGTTGTAGTTTGCGTTTTAATTCAAGAAGAAGTCAACGAAGCACAACCTGAATATCATCTGTTTTTGGCTGGTTTTTTGCCAACACAAATGATTAAGTTAAGAACTGGTAAAATCTCTTTCGGCATCAATCAATTATTATATGGAGGTGGTTTATGGTGCTATCTAGAACAGTTACAAAGTTCTACAGATGAGCAAAATTCCCCTAAAACAGAATTAGCCACTAATTCATCCTCAAATCAGTTAGCCAAACCTGATATATCTTCAAGTAAAATTAATCAGGTACAATATAGCAATCAAGATTTAAATATACTCAACATAAAACTAGGTGATGACTGTTTTGCCAAAGGTGACTATCAGGCAGCAATTACTAACTATAACCAAGCCTTACAAATAAAAGATGATGCTGATATTTATTACAAACGAGGTTTAAGTTATTATCAATTAGGAGATTACGAAGCAGCAATTAAAAATTTTTCTCAAGCAATTCACTTAAGTTTTAATGATAGCAAAGCATACAATAAAAGAGGTTTAGCCCATTATCAACTAGGAAATTATCAAGAAGCAATAGAAGATTATACACAAGCTATCAGAATTAATCCTCATATTGCCGTTGCATATAAAAATCGCGCTGAAGCTCGTTCTCAAATCGGAGATAATCAGGGAGCGATAGAAGATTACACTCAGGCAATCAAAATTAATCCTCATTATGCCGATGCTTATAAAAACCAGGGAATAGCACGTTATTTTATCGAATATCACCAGGGATTCTCTCAGGCAATTAAAATTAATCCCCAGGATGCCGTTGCTTACAAAAATCGTGGTGATGCTCGTGCTGATTTAGAAGATTATCAAGGTGCAATTGCTGATTATACTCAGGCTATACACATTAAATCCAATTATTTAGATGCTTATTATAACCGTGGTAATGCTCGTTATGATTTAGGCGATTACGAGGCAGCAATTCAAGATTATACCCAGACTATTGAGATTAACTCTAATTATGCTAACGCCTATTATAACCGTGCTAATGTTTATTCTGAGCTAGGAGATAAACAGTTAGCAATTAATGATTTTCGCAAAGCAGCAGATATTTATCGTCGAGAAGGTAAACTAGAAGCGCTTAAAGATGCCCGCGAAAGAGTTTCAGATTTAGAAATCGCTGAATCATTAGATATTTTGAATTTCTAG
- a CDS encoding DUF928 domain-containing protein: protein MYPIKHKLWTGFIFVGFLCISLDFVSQTQVLAIDQVIHTAQVSSTYDQYMQLGYTETTRRNYRRALGYFQQALKLRPDDHYATTAIRNVSSYIQQRSSLITFVPGRPGRRRSAATRGNWGKCFVNSQYIVPLIPTDNEAQLTTSEHPTFFFYVPKTAQPIQGLEFVLRDGQSLKPLYRETFPSVQQGGIVSVSIPSDQPSLKAGKEYSWSFSMICDFRNRDQDWEQQGKIAFVEDENLSYQIEQTTRPLDQAMLYATAGLWENTVSILVNLRRERPNDSEVQKYWVDLLKSVDLEAVAQEPLLPCCTSQNRQ, encoded by the coding sequence ATGTACCCTATCAAACATAAACTTTGGACAGGCTTTATCTTCGTTGGTTTCTTATGTATATCCTTAGATTTTGTCAGTCAGACTCAGGTTTTAGCCATAGATCAGGTGATTCACACAGCCCAGGTAAGTTCAACTTATGACCAATATATGCAACTTGGTTATACAGAAACTACACGAAGAAATTACCGCAGAGCTTTAGGATATTTTCAACAAGCCCTGAAACTACGTCCTGATGATCACTATGCCACAACAGCAATCAGGAATGTCAGTAGTTACATTCAGCAACGCAGCAGTTTAATTACCTTCGTTCCGGGGAGACCTGGTAGACGAAGATCCGCTGCAACCAGGGGAAATTGGGGAAAGTGTTTCGTGAATAGCCAGTATATCGTTCCTCTGATACCCACAGACAACGAAGCGCAACTAACAACATCAGAACATCCCACATTCTTTTTCTACGTTCCTAAAACTGCTCAACCAATACAAGGACTGGAATTTGTGTTGCGGGATGGTCAAAGTTTAAAACCTTTGTATAGAGAGACTTTTCCATCTGTTCAACAAGGAGGTATAGTGAGTGTCAGTATACCTAGTGATCAACCATCATTAAAAGCAGGAAAAGAATATAGTTGGAGTTTTTCGATGATTTGCGATTTTCGTAATCGTGATCAAGATTGGGAGCAACAAGGGAAAATTGCGTTCGTAGAAGATGAAAACCTTTCCTACCAGATAGAGCAGACAACTCGACCATTAGATCAGGCGATGCTTTACGCAACAGCTGGATTGTGGGAAAATACTGTCAGTATTTTAGTTAATTTACGCCGTGAGCGTCCTAATGATTCCGAAGTTCAAAAATATTGGGTGGATTTATTGAAATCAGTAGACCTGGAAGCGGTAGCTCAGGAGCCGCTATTGCCTTGTTGTACTTCCCAAAATAGACAATAA